In Rutidosis leptorrhynchoides isolate AG116_Rl617_1_P2 chromosome 6, CSIRO_AGI_Rlap_v1, whole genome shotgun sequence, the DNA window TTTCATATGTGTCGTATCATATTACTCCTTTTATAATTATTTACTAAAAATAATTGCAATTAGCAAACACAATCATCACCATTATTTTTGTATTGAATCAAGGAACGTATAATAACAATCTTAAATAGAAGTTTATAAAGATTAATTTTGATTTTTGTAATCTTCAATTACAGTGATGATTGAGTTAGATAATTATAACACAAACTTATAATTATGCAACATCAACTAATAAAAACAAAATTAGCATTTAACCGGAAAATAAACTTCAGGCTAAGATACCAATGTTGTATTTAGATAGATTTTGGACATACCAAAAATAATACAGTGGAAGCGAATAGGATCGACACTCCGAAAGTAAGGTTATCTTCATAATCCCACAAACTAAATGCCCCATCAGTGCTCGCCCTTTTCTTCTATTCTTCTTCTTTCCTATAGCTCCCAAAAATTCAACATATCCATTAATTTAATGATACTTGCTAAATATGATTTATGATGTTGTATTATGCATGTTAAATTATGCTTTCTGGTCGTACTTATTTCCGACTAACGGAAAGGATATGAGTGCAAATCTGGATCACATTAATAGTGACGCCTTAACCGGTATGCGCTCTCCGATTAACGATGATTACCGGATCCAAATATTACTTAAGTCGACAAAATCCACTCATCAGTCTTCAAAGATAGGACACATGTCACGATCTGATTGGTGGGTCAACCCTTAAAAATCGGAGTTTGACTGGTTATTCCCGAAATATCCGGAACATGACTTATGTGACTTTCTCGATGATCTGTATACTTCTGTCACGATGGGATTATGCGATTATTGTTGCCTGGGTACAATAAACCTTAGCGTTATCTGACAAAACGCTAAATTGGTCCTTTAACTTTTATTCACATTTTCGGTGATCAGTTCTTCGTAGAAATTGGCTGATTGCTTAGCTTTTCTATACGCTATCCGAATGGAATATCACTAGTttccaaaataaatatataattatttactttCAGCATGACATAGGAGGGCGTATACCAAAATCACAATTGATCTATTAATGAAGGGTTCAATTTGGGTTTTACTTCATATCAAATGCGTACGTCAAGCCAAAAACTTTATTTTATGGAAGAGATGAGCATGTCAGAAGTTGCTTGAAATGTATTTTTTTACAGATGAAACTCCTTAAGCATTCTATTCATGGTTTTTGGTTACAATTTAATCATATTTAATGCATCAgtctaataaaatctaataaaaatATTTAGAAGGTGACGGTTCCTCAATCTGTCATTTCCGCCCGTTTTTTCACTTCTAAGTTGTAACTAgcttatttctccccgagatctgCCAAGATATCGTTTTTGGAGGGTAGCCAAGGCGAGATGTCCATCtagcgagatttctcggtcaacgggatcAAACTTGcttaaagccacgatttctcggattttctcgtaaAATCTAGTAATTTCTTGGATTTTCTAgctcatttctcgaattttcttgtaaaatctcgtacaaatgtatataaatatacatatatttatttatctgtacatatttatattaaagaaactaaaaagtcaacgtaagtcaatatCCGAGATCTCCCTGAGATGCCGAGATCGCCCTAAAAATGTTCAAACGAGATCccaagatccgagttctccaaccttggttTCTTGATTTGACCTTTTTTCATGATCTCCCCAAAAATGTAACCCACATTACTGAACTTTTTTTTCATGATCATTTCAAGTCTTTGTAGTTCTTAAGTAGTTTCTTGATTGGAATACATCAAGAAGTCTAAATTCACAATAAATTGATAATAcacatatatactttatatatctaAAGTACTTAATCAGAAAACGAGAGTTTAATGATAATGGTTTTTTCAAGACTTCATGAAGTGTCTGTTCTCATTTGTAGTGGGGCTGTCCTGTTAAAGAATCCTAAAGGAACATAATTTAACAAGCACATTGTTTGTAGAAGAAAAACTTCCTATAAGAAGTACGAGTTGAACGGCTTACTAAAGTAGCCTGATCGTATTTTATGTTAATTTTTGTAAATGTATTTATAAGTATGGAGTAGGTTTTAAGTCACAAAGGATCCGTAGCGCAATGGCAGCGCGTCTGACTCCAGATCAGAAGGTTGCGTGTTCGATTCACGTCCGGTTCAAATCCCACTTTAAAATCCCATCATTTTTCCtgttttttatttttgaattttcttattttaatttatgattttatattttattttatgatAATGACTACCCAAAAAACCAGTCTTTAAAAGCCTAGAATTTAGAATTCAATTTTGCACACTGGTACAAATTAGAAGATGACAAAAATGTCAATGTTTTGTATGTATTGTATGTATTGTCATTGTAGATATTACATTACATTTTACAAATATGTAAAAACAAAGTATCAAACCAAGCATCAAATAGGCGATATATTGATCCTAGCTTCTAATACTTTCTTTATTCGTTCATTTTCACATTCCATTCTACCCAACCCGACAACACGAACATAAAATTCTATGTTTGATTCGTGTCGGATTCACTGCCCGTTCGACAACACGAACGTAAGATTGCATGTTTGATTCGTGTCAGATTCATTTCCCTTCAAAATTCCTACTAAAAGTCCCTAAACGATTACCACTCGATGTATATATGCGAATTTTGCACAAATGTAAGCACTTGCTATAAAAAGTCATTAAAAGTTGTACCAAGAAAAAAAGTACAACTAAATTAAGCACAACATGAGTAAATGATGATAACATGTAAAAATAGTACTATTAATAGCTAAAGATTGACTGAATTTTGTAGACAATGTGAAGGCCAATAAATTCCTTCTCTTGAACAAGGTATAGGGGTTGGATGTGCAATGTAGGTTGGGTACATATGTCCCGGCATCAACACGGATAAATCTGATGTATTAACCGCTTGTACCTATCACAGTCGGGACACTTTAATAACTTGtaccatacaaaaaaaaaaaacatactctttaaagaaaagaaaaaaaagaacaCACAATAGTAACTTACTTGTGGTTGTGGATCTGCGACCTTGTTCATCGGTCTAGGGTCATTGAGTCGATGATTGGCATGTTGTGTAAAGCGGATTAATGAAGCGTTTGGCCTAAAGAATTGTTCGATAATGGCTATGATGAGGAACATTGATATGAAAATCCCAGTTGCAAGAAAGCCCAAAGAAACCGAATTCCACAAACTTTCGTTGTCAGCGTGTAATCTTTCGCTATCGAAGTTGTCCATGGTAGTTTAGTTTTCTCTTTGGAGGAAAAAAGAAAGGTTATAAGAACTTAGAAGGACAAATAAGTGCACTTCATCTTATATGCCAAAAGATAGTCATATTTCTGATATATTAagaattacattattattattattattattattaaatcagataTGGTTAAAATTATGGTAGTGATACTTTAAAACACGTATGTTGGTGGTCCCTGTATTTGCATCTTGAATGTTTTTGTtgtataaaaatacaaaagttgTTATAACATATTTACATCTGGTAAGCTTTTATCATACTATGATATACATGTCTGTTACTTTGTACAAAACGCATGTTAGCATCGATTTAACTGTAGTGGCGAGTTTACCCTTCGACCCATAAGATTACCGGACACCACTAGTTTAATAATTTTGTGTAGATACTACTCTTTAAAATGTATATGAAATCATTAAATTTAACTACAAGACCCCATATATTTTTTCGAATTTATAGCTTTTTTCTTTAACTGTATAGGATGCCACTAAATTTAAGTGGTCGGGTCCATATATATTTCGAATTTGTAGTTTCTTTAAGGTAAATAATCATCGaaataacattcaaatataattagcagcagcgcaaaaaaaaaaaaaaaaaaaaaaaaaggatctcATTGAGTATCGGTTCTGAAATTGTCACTCCTTATATGTTACACCATTACACCAAACTATACGGTTTATGAAGTTTGAAACTACAATTTCTTGTAGAAATATAATATGTCCAGATATATTCTCCCTTACCTCTTTTAATATTTTGTGAGCAATACCTAAAAACATTTTTAACTAAACTCACACATACACACACGCGTACATCATATCAGGTTTATATTGTGGAGAGCCATAACGAGTGTTTCCTTGGTTCTTTTCTAAAGCAATAGATTTTTACTTTTTCATTATTCATTATTCATTAACAATTGAGATACGTACAGctttaattattaatttttcatTCAACAATCGCAATATATTAACATCCTTTTACTTGAATTTGCACAACTATAAAGAATAAAGAATTAGATAATAGTGTAATTTGAATTTGCTTATCTGTACAAGTTACCTAGTTTTACATATACATAGACGTTCTAGGCACTTCGAGCCATCTAATCTACCTTATGATGTTATAAACATTGTTgaaaaattacggtctcactaattcccaacaaacatccaatgaaaaacagtaaagaaataagaacaatctaCAACACAAAAATTTtaagtggaaactccaaaacacgaGAAAAACCACGAGCATCCAAAGAAAGAAAtccactatatcacaaattgttacaatgacatagacgactctcttaagccaactacactctccaaagtatttaactaatacaagTCTTAAACAAGGGTAAGAacgaaagaaataatcaaatacttaaagtgtattaatTGGTGCAAGTTGGAAGTATGTCCAtgacctccttttataaccaagtcattcACCTCCAACTTCTTCATCCTACCGATGTGGGACAGCATCATTCACTAAGCAATCATAtcaattcttctaaccaaaatcAAAACCAACAAACATATCCGAACTCACTCAAAATTTTGGGACTATGGCCCGTGCGTGCTTCAATAAAGCTCCATTAACATTAATAACTGGAACCCTTCTAGTTTTGTGGATGCGGTGTACGATGACATCACtaattatgtaaatataattaAGAATTTATGGTATAAGAAACAACATTTTTTTTATCGATAGaagaaaaaatatattaaatggctAGCAAGGTGCTAGAAAATCACAAACAATCTAGAGGGTTTTGCAATCATAAAGACCATGAGTCTTTTATACTTCTAGAAAAAAATCAATTAAAAGTTACAATAATACTATCAATCACATATGATTTCTGGAATTTAGGGTCATTGAGCACGTAGCTATTTTGAAGTCTCCACATGTTCCAAAGAGAAGCAATGATTGCAATCTGCACGATGATCCGATGATTCCCGCTCAGCGGAGTGTTCTTAGTCCAGGACCAAAGATTATCAACCGAAATCAAGGGAGGAAACGTCGTATAAGACACAACTAAATATAATACAGTAGAACCTCTATAAAATAATAATGTTAGGACCGAAACATTTTATTAATTTAGCgagatattattatattaataaattaataaattattaatttaaaaaattgGCTTATGTATGTGAGCAACTCTCAAATTAATGCATCGACTTTCGGAATTACCATGTGCGCTCGTTTTAGCTATTTGAATAAAACATAAACAAGGAACTTCAAAATTCCCAAGCATGTAAGTACATTCACACATTAATGAACTTGTGACTATAGATTTGAAGTTCACAAAAAAACATTTGATTATAGATCCATTTTTTACTAGAAAATCCTAGCATTTTGGAATAttttagtaattattaatttatagttttgttgagaccaatatatttatatttggatttcaaaaaaattattatctaattattttaTCGATAGAAGTCCAATTTCGTACTGGTCCCAAGTTGGGACGgcacaaattattaattttatcgaggTTATTAATTTACTGAGTATTAAATTATGAAGGTTTTATTGTATAGGACATCGTATTTTTTGGGGTTTATCATTTTATTAGTCATTAAAATACTTAAAATTAGTTCACTTAAAACTCCCTTGAGTAGTTGAGTTTGATACTAAATTTGCCGCCGTGAATAACTCATGTTTATAAACATGCAATGACACGAATAACGCATAATATGAACCATGGATCCTAAATTCCTAATCACCCGACCCGAGTGACCCTTGTAATTAATTTGAGTGAGAAATTAAAATTGGTGAGGGGGGAAACTTATACTGCAACAAGACATAATCCAGCCACTAATACAATTAAGTGAAAGCTGCCATAAAGACACAAAGTTAAGGCTGCTCCAATAACACTTAactcattattatttattaataaatcacTTTCTTGCTTTCAAATAGATACAATACTGTTTGGCATGATTGTTTAAAGATTTTACATTTTCATCATCTAAAGAGTTGTATTGATGTTTGCCTGTTCTATTTTTGGAGTGATAGAGTTCTTGTTTGATCTCAAATCTTAAttgtgataaaaaaaataaaaaaaaataataataaataaataaataaataaagaaaaaaagctCAAATCTTAATTATGATAAAAAGGTCTTTTAGTTTCTGTTCTTAATTTGGAGTGATGTGGTTCAAGTTCCTGTTTAGTTTATCATTGGATAAGCTAAGTGCTAGAGACGGAGCTTTTAAGGGGCTAGGAGCGACCCTCGCCCTCCTAAAGTATAAGAAAATAGTGGACGTTGTAGTCATTTGGATTACGAATGTTTGAGCATTTAGAACAACTAAATCGGATTGCATTATCAACAATTTACTTTACACTATTCCAACCTCACAACAACATATCTTGAAGTGTCGTAGAAAAGTGTCGAAGAAATATATCGGATACTTATTGTTAAGTTAAAATTGTACTTAATTTTTTATTTAGATCAGATTGAATCCAGTGGAAATTAACATTAATAGTTTCTAATATGTGATAGAAAGTatattttattgtaaaaataaaaaaataaaaaaaaaaggacAAACATAtccattgaaaaaaaaaaaatttgtttcaaaCTTACAAAAACCACAAAATTTTGTATATGttgtacaaagggtacaaattgccAAATTGCTTGACTTCAAGGCTTTTGACGCTATGATGACGAGTATAGCCGAGAGTGAACCGGTCACGACTAATTTAAGTAATTCTAACGAGATCCCGCCCACACCGGTGTATAAAAAGAATCCTCAAAAACGAAAGAAGAAATTGGTTCAAGGCGCCGAAACGAAAGAATTCGGCGTGTTCATTAAGGATATTTGATCTTTGAGTTCGTTTATTTTGGTTTCTAGGAGGGTAGTTTGATTATGGTCTCCTAGCTAGGTAATTTTGTTTAGTATATTATTGGGCTGATCTAATGTTTCGGTTTAGGTTAGGTGAGGCTCAATATAGATAGTTTGTTTGACAACAGCTTTCTAGGTACGAACCTCATCGATGTTACTCATTTGTAGCTTTCGTTGAATTcgttttcttttcgaaaacgtTTTCCGTTATTTATAAAAGTTCTCgtttttttcgccaaaaaaaaaaaaaaaaaaaaaaaataatatgagcCAACAACAATTGAACTACCACCCATAAGTCCATAACCTTTAACGAAAGCGGACATTTAAATGGAtgcaagtaaattttttttttccggcaaactcatatagaaacgaggtcGTTTTCAAAAGAAAAACGCGCTCAACAAGTA includes these proteins:
- the LOC139853557 gene encoding uncharacterized protein, giving the protein MDNFDSERLHADNESLWNSVSLGFLATGIFISMFLIIAIIEQFFRPNASLIRFTQHANHRLNDPRPMNKVADPQPQVQAVNTSDLSVLMPGHMYPTYIAHPTPIPCSREGIYWPSHCLQNSVNL